The following coding sequences are from one Vibrio syngnathi window:
- a CDS encoding DUF1338 domain-containing protein, which produces MTPDLLFKPLWDDYIHRLCPSAEKVHHLLKEDEALINDHIALRTFNVAPLGIETLAKPFLELGYKACGDYLFESKKLVAKHYEHPDPNQPKVFISELKVEECSSDLQQIVAKLVEQVDASKLQGHEFLFGGRLWDLSFADFQVLAKESEYASWLAAHGYGANHFTVSVNQLNEFDEVQTVNDYLSDSGFTINASGGQVKGSPEVLLEQSSTMADKVPVSFVEGNEMIPGGFYEFAKRYAMANGELYTGFVAASADKIFESTNG; this is translated from the coding sequence ATGACGCCCGATCTACTCTTTAAACCACTATGGGATGATTACATTCACAGGCTTTGCCCATCGGCTGAGAAAGTACACCATTTGCTGAAAGAAGATGAAGCTCTGATTAATGATCACATTGCACTGCGTACTTTCAATGTTGCACCACTGGGTATTGAAACATTGGCTAAACCTTTCCTTGAGTTAGGTTACAAGGCGTGTGGCGATTACTTATTTGAGAGCAAGAAGCTAGTGGCTAAGCATTACGAGCACCCAGATCCAAACCAACCGAAAGTGTTCATTAGTGAGTTGAAAGTCGAAGAGTGTTCAAGTGACTTGCAACAGATCGTGGCTAAGTTGGTTGAGCAAGTCGACGCAAGCAAGCTTCAAGGTCATGAGTTCTTGTTTGGTGGTCGCCTTTGGGACCTGAGCTTCGCGGATTTTCAAGTTCTAGCAAAAGAGAGTGAATACGCGTCTTGGCTAGCGGCTCATGGTTACGGTGCAAATCACTTTACGGTGAGTGTGAACCAGCTCAATGAGTTCGATGAAGTACAGACTGTGAATGACTATTTGAGTGATTCAGGTTTCACTATCAATGCATCTGGTGGTCAGGTTAAAGGCTCTCCAGAGGTCTTATTAGAGCAATCATCTACAATGGCAGACAAAGTCCCAGTTTCATTTGTTGAAGGCAATGAGATGATTCCTGGAGGCTTCTATGAGTTCGCTAAGCGTTATGCGATGGCCAACGGTGAGCTTTATACAGGTTTTGTTGCAGCATCGGCGGATAAGATCTTCGAAAGCACTAACGGTTAA
- a CDS encoding YheU family protein, whose protein sequence is MIIPWQDIAPETLENLIKEFVLREGTDYGDIEVSLQNKIDQVKHQLASGEVSIVFSELHETVDIQVTKRF, encoded by the coding sequence ATGATCATCCCATGGCAAGACATTGCGCCAGAGACACTGGAAAACCTCATTAAAGAATTCGTGCTGCGTGAAGGTACAGACTACGGTGACATAGAAGTTTCACTGCAAAACAAAATTGACCAAGTGAAACATCAATTAGCCTCAGGAGAAGTGAGTATCGTGTTTTCTGAGCTGCATGAAACCGTTGATATTCAAGTCACAAAACGCTTCTAG
- the astD gene encoding succinylglutamate-semialdehyde dehydrogenase: MTQWIAGQWVAGQGDAMTSVSPYNNEVVWQGDSATPAQVESAVAAARDAFLVWKKLSFAEREAIVLNFAEKVKENSEEIAQIIAKETGKPIWETRTEAGAMAGKIAISIRAYHERTGEASREAAGNQIVLRHRPLGVMAVFGPYNFPGHLPNGHIVPALLSGNTVVFKPSEQTPWTGEFAMKLWQEAGLPAGVINLVQGAKETGIALADAKGLDGVLFTGSANTGHILHRQFAGQPGKMLALEMGGNNPMVISDQFGDADATVYTIIQSAFISAGQRCTCARRLYVPVGEKGDQLLDKLVAATLKIRVDQPFAEPAPFMGPQISEAAAKFILDAQANLQSLGGVSLVEAKAGEAAFVSPGIIDATNIAELPDEEYFGPLLQVVRYQSLEQAVELANDTRFGLSAGLVSTDDSEWEYFVDHIRAGIVNRNRQLTGASGDAPFGGPGASGNLRPSAYYAADYCAYPMASMEGGETQLPATFSPGIEL, translated from the coding sequence ATGACTCAGTGGATAGCAGGACAGTGGGTGGCAGGTCAAGGCGACGCCATGACATCAGTAAGCCCATACAACAATGAAGTCGTGTGGCAAGGCGATAGTGCAACACCAGCGCAGGTTGAATCTGCAGTAGCAGCGGCTCGTGATGCGTTCTTAGTTTGGAAGAAACTGAGCTTTGCAGAGCGTGAAGCGATCGTGTTGAACTTTGCTGAGAAGGTAAAAGAGAACAGCGAAGAAATTGCACAGATTATTGCAAAAGAGACGGGTAAACCGATTTGGGAAACTCGCACTGAAGCGGGTGCGATGGCGGGTAAAATCGCTATCTCTATTCGTGCTTACCACGAACGTACGGGTGAAGCTTCACGTGAAGCCGCAGGCAACCAAATCGTACTTCGTCATCGCCCATTAGGCGTAATGGCGGTATTTGGCCCTTACAACTTCCCAGGTCACCTACCTAACGGTCATATTGTTCCTGCACTGCTATCGGGAAATACCGTGGTCTTTAAGCCGTCAGAGCAGACACCTTGGACAGGTGAATTTGCGATGAAGCTATGGCAAGAAGCTGGCCTTCCTGCTGGTGTGATCAACCTAGTGCAAGGCGCTAAAGAGACAGGTATCGCACTGGCTGATGCTAAAGGTCTTGATGGCGTGCTATTCACGGGTAGTGCTAATACCGGTCATATCCTTCACCGTCAATTCGCGGGTCAACCGGGCAAGATGCTGGCGCTAGAGATGGGTGGCAATAACCCTATGGTGATCAGTGACCAATTTGGTGATGCTGACGCGACGGTTTATACCATTATCCAATCGGCTTTTATCAGTGCAGGTCAACGTTGTACGTGTGCTCGTCGCTTGTATGTTCCTGTTGGTGAGAAGGGCGATCAACTGCTCGATAAGCTCGTTGCGGCTACCTTGAAGATTCGTGTTGATCAGCCATTCGCTGAGCCAGCACCCTTCATGGGTCCACAAATCTCTGAAGCGGCAGCTAAGTTCATTTTGGACGCGCAAGCTAATCTGCAATCGTTAGGTGGTGTAAGCCTAGTCGAAGCAAAAGCGGGCGAAGCGGCGTTTGTTTCTCCGGGTATCATCGATGCAACCAACATTGCTGAGTTGCCAGATGAAGAGTACTTCGGCCCATTACTGCAAGTGGTTCGCTACCAATCGCTAGAGCAAGCCGTTGAACTGGCTAATGACACGCGCTTTGGTTTGTCTGCTGGCCTAGTTTCAACCGACGATTCGGAGTGGGAATACTTCGTTGACCATATCCGTGCGGGCATTGTTAACCGTAACCGCCAGCTAACAGGCGCAAGTGGCGATGCTCCATTTGGTGGTCCAGGTGCTTCGGGCAACTTACGCCCAAGTGCTTACTACGCGGCTGACTACTGTGCTTACCCTATGGCGTCAATGGAAGGTGGTGAAACTCAACTGCCAGCTACGTTTAGCCCCGGTATTGAGCTGTAG
- the astA gene encoding arginine N-succinyltransferase yields the protein MLVVRPIKLSDYDALHTCAVESGHGFTSLPVNEELLTNRISHSEYSFAKQDVTEPGDEGYLMVGFDTETGEVAGTTGIEASIGWDVPFYSYHISKVVHSSQKLGVNNVVKLLTFGNNYTGCSEICTLFLRPAFRGGLNGRLMSKCRFLLMAEHPERFSKTIFAEMRGVSDAEGNSPFWQWLQDHFFSIDFTLADYLTGIGKKGFIADLMPKLPIYVNLLSKEAQAVIGEVHDNTRPALKLLEREGFTNRGYVDIFDGGPTVECDLRNIESVRHAIRAQVTIAEHSSSKDFLIGNTSFENFRAVAAKGAYDQASDTVILSSEVASALEVKEGEFVRMLAQ from the coding sequence ATGCTAGTTGTTCGCCCAATAAAATTATCTGATTACGATGCGCTGCATACCTGCGCGGTTGAATCTGGTCACGGATTCACATCTCTTCCGGTTAACGAAGAACTGTTAACTAACCGAATTTCTCACTCTGAATACAGCTTTGCCAAACAAGACGTGACTGAACCCGGTGATGAAGGCTATCTAATGGTCGGCTTTGACACTGAAACCGGAGAAGTCGCAGGTACCACAGGCATCGAAGCCTCAATTGGCTGGGATGTTCCGTTTTACTCTTACCACATCAGCAAAGTGGTTCACTCATCGCAAAAGCTGGGCGTGAATAACGTCGTGAAGCTACTGACTTTTGGTAATAACTACACCGGATGCAGTGAAATCTGCACACTGTTCTTGCGCCCGGCTTTCCGTGGTGGATTGAATGGTCGTTTGATGTCTAAGTGTCGCTTCTTGCTCATGGCAGAACACCCTGAGCGTTTCTCAAAAACCATTTTTGCTGAGATGCGTGGCGTATCCGATGCAGAAGGTAATTCTCCTTTCTGGCAATGGCTGCAAGATCATTTTTTCTCGATTGATTTTACGCTCGCCGATTACCTAACGGGTATTGGTAAGAAAGGCTTCATTGCTGACCTAATGCCGAAGTTACCTATCTATGTGAACCTACTGAGCAAAGAAGCTCAGGCAGTAATTGGAGAGGTTCATGACAATACGCGCCCTGCACTTAAGTTGCTGGAGCGTGAAGGTTTCACCAATCGTGGTTATGTCGACATCTTTGATGGGGGCCCAACGGTTGAGTGTGATCTAAGAAATATCGAATCAGTGCGTCATGCAATTCGAGCTCAAGTGACAATTGCAGAGCATTCAAGCTCTAAAGACTTCCTAATTGGTAATACCTCGTTTGAGAACTTCCGCGCAGTAGCCGCGAAAGGCGCGTATGACCAAGCAAGCGACACAGTGATTTTATCATCTGAAGTAGCAAGCGCTCTTGAAGTAAAAGAAGGCGAATTCGTTCGCATGTTGGCTCAATAA
- the crp gene encoding cAMP-activated global transcriptional regulator CRP — MVLGKPQTDPTLEWFLSHCHIHKYPSKSTLIHAGEKAETLYYIVKGSVAVLIKDEEGKEMILSYLNQGDFIGELGLFEEDQERTAWVRAKSPCEVAEISFKKFRQLIQVNPDILMRLSAQMANRLQVTSQKVGDLAFLDVTGRIAQTLLNLAKQPDAMTHPDGMQIKITRQEIGQIVGCSRETVGRILKMLEEQNLISAHGKTIVVYGTR; from the coding sequence ATGGTTCTAGGTAAACCCCAAACCGATCCAACATTAGAGTGGTTCCTTTCACACTGTCATATTCATAAGTACCCTTCAAAAAGTACTTTGATTCATGCTGGTGAAAAGGCAGAAACCTTGTACTACATCGTTAAAGGTTCTGTGGCAGTTCTTATCAAAGACGAAGAAGGTAAGGAAATGATTCTTTCTTACCTAAACCAAGGCGACTTCATCGGTGAGCTTGGCTTGTTCGAAGAAGACCAAGAGCGTACTGCATGGGTTCGTGCAAAATCTCCTTGTGAAGTAGCTGAGATTTCTTTCAAGAAATTCCGTCAACTTATCCAAGTGAACCCAGATATCCTAATGCGCCTTTCAGCGCAAATGGCAAACCGTCTACAAGTAACTAGCCAAAAGGTTGGTGACTTAGCGTTCCTTGACGTAACAGGTCGTATCGCTCAAACGCTACTAAACCTAGCGAAACAGCCAGATGCAATGACTCACCCTGACGGCATGCAAATCAAGATCACTCGTCAAGAGATTGGCCAGATTGTTGGTTGTTCTCGTGAGACAGTTGGTCGTATCTTGAAGATGCTAGAAGAGCAGAACCTAATTTCTGCACACGGTAAAACTATCGTGGTATACGGCACTCGTTAA
- a CDS encoding aspartate aminotransferase family protein translates to MTVEKKVERSLFNEVMVPCYNPMEMIPVKGEGARVWDQQGREYIDFAGGIAVSCLGHCHPAMVNAVTEQANKIWHLSNVMTNEPALRLAKKLTDVCFAEKVFFANSGAEANEAALKLARRWAADVHGPEKSEIIAFKQGFHGRTFFTVTVGGQEAYSDGFGPKPGDVTHLPYNDIAALEAHISDRTCAIMMEPLQGEGGIISPTSEFVNTVRELCDKHNALLIFDEVQTGNGRTGNFYAYQGLGVTPDILSTAKSLGGGFPIGAMLTTTELATHLKVGTHGSTYGGNPLACAVAEAVVDVVSQPETLAGVKEREALFRDGLAKINDKYQIFSEVRGKGLLLGAALNEAWQGRARDVLVAAGEQGLMVLVAGANVVRFTPSLVITTQEIEEGLSKLDKAIATLV, encoded by the coding sequence ATGACAGTGGAAAAAAAAGTAGAACGTAGTCTGTTTAATGAGGTGATGGTGCCTTGTTATAACCCAATGGAAATGATCCCAGTAAAAGGGGAAGGCGCACGCGTTTGGGACCAACAAGGGCGAGAGTATATCGACTTTGCTGGTGGTATCGCTGTGAGCTGTTTGGGTCACTGTCACCCTGCAATGGTTAACGCAGTTACAGAGCAAGCAAACAAGATTTGGCATTTAAGTAATGTCATGACCAACGAACCAGCACTGCGTCTAGCGAAGAAGCTAACAGACGTATGTTTTGCCGAAAAAGTATTCTTTGCCAACTCTGGAGCAGAAGCTAACGAAGCAGCATTGAAGCTGGCTCGTCGTTGGGCTGCGGATGTTCATGGTCCTGAGAAATCTGAAATCATTGCATTCAAACAAGGTTTCCACGGTCGTACTTTCTTTACCGTAACTGTGGGTGGTCAAGAGGCTTACTCTGATGGCTTCGGTCCTAAACCGGGCGATGTCACTCACCTGCCTTACAACGATATTGCCGCGCTAGAAGCGCACATCTCAGATCGCACGTGTGCAATCATGATGGAGCCTCTGCAAGGCGAGGGCGGTATCATCTCTCCAACTTCTGAGTTCGTGAACACGGTTCGTGAACTGTGTGACAAACACAATGCGCTGCTTATCTTTGATGAAGTGCAAACAGGTAATGGCCGTACTGGTAACTTTTACGCTTACCAAGGCCTAGGAGTGACACCTGACATCCTAAGCACTGCAAAATCACTGGGTGGCGGTTTCCCAATCGGTGCAATGCTAACGACCACTGAACTCGCGACACACCTAAAAGTCGGTACGCACGGTTCTACTTACGGCGGCAACCCACTGGCGTGTGCCGTTGCTGAAGCGGTTGTTGATGTGGTTAGCCAACCGGAAACGCTAGCTGGCGTGAAAGAACGTGAAGCACTGTTCCGTGATGGTTTAGCTAAGATCAACGACAAATACCAAATATTCAGTGAAGTTCGCGGTAAAGGCCTATTGCTAGGCGCTGCGCTTAATGAAGCATGGCAAGGTCGTGCTCGTGATGTATTAGTGGCAGCAGGCGAACAAGGCTTGATGGTACTGGTTGCGGGTGCAAACGTGGTTCGTTTCACGCCATCACTGGTTATTACTACACAAGAAATTGAAGAAGGTTTATCAAAACTAGACAAAGCAATCGCTACGCTAGTTTAG
- a CDS encoding hydrolase — protein MTIFTAAAGLSNPHLQTLVPRFIRKQALFDPHWQTLETPDGDFLDLAWSESPDGDNSTNDNPSSDKLSNKPIFVLFHGLEGSFESPYANGLMNAFAKDGWLSVMMHFRGCSGKPNRLARAYHSGEVEDARFFLRHLHAQFPNNPKVAVGISLGGNMLANYLAEYADDPLLSAATIVSAPFDLACCSSRIEQGFSKLYKKYLLNSLKSNALKKANLLQEKLGITAKTIKKITKLYEFDERITAPLHGFKNAQDYYAQCSALPKLKKIKLPTQIIHAKDDPFMTDDVIPKFVLPDNIDYRLFQKGGHVGFITGSTLKPRFWLEEALPAYYESIQDSA, from the coding sequence ATGACAATATTTACCGCAGCGGCCGGTCTATCTAATCCGCACTTACAAACCTTAGTGCCACGGTTTATTAGAAAGCAGGCGCTGTTTGACCCTCACTGGCAAACCTTAGAAACTCCCGACGGCGATTTCCTAGACCTTGCATGGAGTGAATCGCCTGATGGTGACAACTCGACTAATGACAATCCAAGCTCTGATAAACTAAGTAACAAGCCGATATTCGTTCTATTCCACGGTTTAGAAGGTAGCTTTGAGAGCCCTTACGCCAACGGACTGATGAATGCCTTTGCTAAAGATGGTTGGTTATCCGTGATGATGCACTTTAGAGGATGCAGCGGAAAACCGAATCGCTTGGCTCGAGCATATCACTCCGGTGAAGTTGAAGATGCGCGCTTTTTCCTAAGACATCTGCACGCGCAGTTCCCCAACAACCCCAAAGTTGCGGTTGGCATATCTTTAGGTGGAAACATGTTGGCGAACTATTTGGCTGAGTACGCGGACGATCCTCTACTTTCGGCGGCAACGATAGTTTCTGCACCTTTTGACTTAGCGTGTTGTTCTAGTCGCATTGAGCAGGGCTTTTCCAAGCTCTATAAAAAGTATCTACTCAACTCTCTAAAATCAAACGCCTTAAAAAAAGCTAACTTGCTACAGGAAAAGCTTGGTATCACAGCGAAAACCATTAAGAAGATCACCAAACTATATGAGTTTGATGAACGAATCACTGCACCTCTGCACGGCTTCAAGAACGCACAAGATTATTATGCGCAATGCTCCGCACTGCCTAAACTCAAAAAGATCAAACTGCCGACTCAGATCATTCATGCCAAAGATGATCCTTTCATGACTGATGATGTGATTCCAAAGTTCGTACTACCAGACAATATTGATTATCGTCTGTTTCAGAAAGGTGGCCATGTCGGGTTCATTACAGGTAGCACACTCAAGCCAAGATTTTGGTTAGAAGAAGCATTACCCGCCTACTATGAAAGTATCCAAGATTCGGCATAA
- a CDS encoding phosphoribulokinase codes for MSAKHPIIAVTGSSGAGTTTTSEAFRKMFNMMDVKAAWVEGDSFHRFTRPEMDVEIRKAREQGKHISYFGPQANDFGALEEFFRQYGNEGTGKVRSYLHTFDEAVPYNQMPGTFTPWQEIPENSDVMFYEGLHGGVVDGDINVSQHVDLLIGMVPIVNLEWIQKFVRDTRDRGHSREAVMDSIVRSMDDYLNYITPQFSRTHINFQRVPTVDTSNPLNAKGIPSLDESFVVIRLRGIKNVDFPYLLAMIDGSFMSRHNTLVVPGGKMSFAMELIVRPILQQLIETGKIG; via the coding sequence ATGTCCGCTAAACATCCAATTATTGCGGTGACGGGTTCATCTGGAGCCGGCACCACCACCACCTCAGAAGCCTTCCGCAAAATGTTCAATATGATGGACGTAAAGGCTGCTTGGGTTGAAGGGGATAGTTTCCATCGCTTCACTCGCCCAGAGATGGACGTCGAGATCCGTAAGGCGCGCGAGCAAGGTAAGCACATCAGCTACTTTGGCCCACAAGCTAACGATTTTGGTGCATTAGAAGAGTTCTTCCGTCAATACGGTAATGAAGGTACGGGCAAAGTCCGCAGCTACCTACACACCTTTGATGAAGCCGTGCCTTATAATCAAATGCCAGGCACCTTCACACCATGGCAAGAGATCCCTGAAAATTCCGATGTGATGTTTTACGAAGGCCTACACGGCGGTGTGGTAGATGGGGACATCAATGTTTCTCAACACGTCGATTTGCTGATCGGCATGGTGCCTATCGTAAACCTAGAATGGATCCAAAAGTTCGTTCGTGACACACGCGATCGTGGTCATTCTCGCGAAGCAGTAATGGACTCAATTGTTCGCTCGATGGATGATTACCTTAACTACATTACTCCTCAGTTTTCACGTACTCACATCAACTTCCAGCGTGTTCCAACGGTAGACACATCAAACCCTCTCAATGCTAAAGGGATCCCAAGTTTAGATGAAAGCTTCGTTGTTATACGCTTACGCGGCATCAAAAACGTCGATTTCCCTTATCTTCTGGCTATGATTGATGGCTCATTTATGTCGCGCCACAACACGCTTGTAGTACCTGGCGGCAAGATGAGTTTTGCTATGGAACTCATTGTAAGGCCTATCCTGCAACAACTTATAGAAACCGGGAAAATAGGCTAA